GCCCTGCAGTTACCAGAGGTTGCCCAGCGGAGGGAGCCCTTGCTCCGTGTCCATCGTGTGTCTTTGTCACGTCTACTTCCTGCGCCGCACTGCTGTCTTGATCTTGCGCCCAGCGATGGGAGTGGGTGGACCCCCGGAACTCTTCACCGACCTGTAGCATCACATCAGttaaattaacacatttttgtCAACTATCAAGGATTATGTATATTGACCAAAGCATGAAGTATAACAAACACAATTTCTATTGAaattattttctttaaaaaggTGATTTAGTAATGAACTTCGCTttgtagaaaaaaagaaagatatcagCATGGATAAAGGAGAAAGCATACATCTAGGATTAAGCAGACATTGTTGCACTGAAGTAAGGCCCtcgatatgcttgctgcaggatacgtgtgcgcaggtgcatgaacacatgaacatgcgtatttcatgtaaATTTTGCGCGTGTTAGATATGGATATTTATATGGATTATTTTACATCACGATAGCGATAATCATCACGATTtagcctaaaaaaaaaaaaaaatcaataaataaataaataaatccatagtcaaccagtttgacggaaagggtcgaaaaaaatctgtCATCGCCTGTATTCACCAGTCATctcgtttcccaatgtgagagtcccacAAACCAAGAAAACCACAGATGCGCAAATTGCGGCCATGAGAGTAAAcagcaaggttcacgttagccagctgtggccggacattggcatgaatgaccggcaaaatacaATGTCCtcggacaaaatgtccgacaaaaaatgACTGCAATTAGTCAGTGAAtgatattagctcattttaaatacagccgtctccaaaagtgttgtcgcctatccatctgttttgaATAATAACCCGacattcaattaatcacttggcttcagaagtcactcatatgaaagctacaaccctcccgaatgaagttttatgtacaaaaataaatttcatgcgccaaagaaagattgaccctttaatgaacacagacagggcagaatatgaaaaaagaaacattgtacataaagtgaaacatggtagggatacagTTCTAATAAGgaactgcatgcatgctgcaggtgtttgagggcttttatcatagattaaatcatgaagttaaaaatgtattgctctacgaatagcaaatctgtcaccatctctcattgacctgGCTAGATGTGAGGTATAATCTGCGATCTGCTTACCCGATGTTGAATGCTGGAGTGGAGTTGAAAGCGAAGCCTCCTCCAGGAGCCGTGGGTTGGGGGGCGGCGGCCGGAGCAGCAGCGTTGGGGCCACCGCCGAACGTGAAAATCCCCGAGCCAGCGGCAGCCGGCGCCCCAAATGCACTGGCACCACCAAACTGGAAACCACCGCCTGACAGGAAAGAAAATCGATTAAGGAAAAAGGTTCTTCCAGAGTTACAATTGCTGCATTCTAACATCTGCCTATTAACATACTGCTACCATCAACTCTCTACTTTGAAAACTATATAAAAAAGGTACACACTAACTGCACTGTTTTATAAGGCAGTGTATTTATTGGGTTGTATATGTGGCAGGAGCAGACAATTTTGACTAGATCTTAACttgagaggaagggaaagagcagCAGTTCCAAAAGATATTTGGTTTTGTTCGTCTCAGAATAACCTTCCCaagcattgttttcaatacaattacagcaaaacacagaaaaaacacaGTAAAAACACAGAAATGAAATGTTTAAATTACTGCCATAATAATTCTTTGTCCAAGAGCTGATCTGCAGTCCCTACCTTGGCCAGCGGTGGTGCTGGAGGATCCGAATGCCGGCGTGGCGTTGGCCGCCTGTCCGAAGACTGGTGCGGCGCTGGGCTTGGCCCCGAAGGCTGGGGGCTGCGAGGTGGCCGCCgagaaggagggggtggaggagccGAACGCAGGGGCGGCTGGCTGCTGCGTTGCCGCCTGGCCAAATGAGCCAAAACCACCAGAGGAAGGGGCGCCGCTGAAGGAGAAGGGTGACGGGGCtgcaggagagggggaaggggggagaagagatGGGTGGATGCTTAGATTTCAAGTCTATCTGAACAGTTTCACAGGTAAAAGCAAGGTCTGACATTAGTTAAATTTAAGGTCAGAAATTCTGTCGGCATTAAAATCTCTACAGGCTTCGAGGAAAGCGATGGGGCTttgggagtggagagagacaggaggatgtTTATTAGAGATGATTAGGTTTAACTGTACAGAAGTTTAGACCCTGAGGACGGCTAAGGCCAAAACGCTGGCatgatgcacagacagacactttCAGAATTTAAGGTCAGGAATAGTGTTGGCTGCGACATCTCATTCTGCAGACTTTGAACAGTTATAATGACAGCTGGAGAGTGGGAGGATGGCAGCCATCAGCTTCCAATTGGAAATGCCAAGCTGGTGATTTCAGCTTGTAATCAATCAACAGGGACAGATACAGCAATATTTAATTCATGGGAAATAGTGTCAATGAAATGACTTGTAATCAGGCTGAAACCAATCATTCCAATCTGGACTGCTAGGCCtgtaacacctgtgtgtgtgtgtgcgcgcgcgccctaCCTGCAGATGCGGGCGTGGAGGAGGTGGCGGCTCCAAAGGGGTAGGGGGGCGGTGCGGCGGCGGTGGTCGATGCCCCGAAGAGGAAGGGCTGAGAGGGGGTGGCGGAGGTGGCAGCAGGAGCAGCGGGAGCCGTGCTAACGTCCTGCGGCTGCGAACCAAATAGGAAGGGCGCCTTAGCCGGTGGCGCGTCAGTGGCAGAGCTCTGGCCGAACAGGAAGGTGCCGGTGGAGGCTGGTGCGGGGGCAGGGGCGGCCAGGGAAGAGGTGGTGGTGCTGGCGGAGGCTCCGAAGAGGCTGGGGGCGGGGGGAGTGGTGGAGGGGGTGCTGGAGGAGGCAGCTGCCATGAAGCCGCCGAAAGCTGGCTTGGTAGCAGATGCGTCTAGAGGAAATAAATTAGGACGTTCACCACATCAGAAATCAACATTACAACTGAGTTTACCAACTTAACAGCCCATCATTTGTTTTAGAGAGGGGCAGGTAACAGCTCCTCAGTTACTAGCTAATGAAAGTTTATTGCCTTTACATATTATTGTTAATGCGTTTGTGTATAAATGCAATATGCTTATATGTATTTTTAGCTAATATGCATAAAAAAGCcaacaaaaatacaaaatgaCTGATTTTATAATTGGTAACAAGAGATATGGTCTTAAATTGGTATCAGGAACAGCAAAAAAGAGGAAGTAAAGGGTATTTCATAAACTATCAGAGCCATGGATAATTGTGACTAGCCACAGGAACACAGGACACAAGTGGGCAGGGGAGGTCTATTGACTTACTCATAGCATAATCTGGTCTTATATCTGATGAATCTGTGGCCTTTTAAATGTATTCACTTCTAAAAGTAGAGCCCTGAAAGCTCCTCTTGTCGATAGAAGGCATAGAGCTAGCTCTTTAAAGACAAAATGTATGATTTTAGAGGTCAATATGTTTTTTTGAAGCACCGAGTAGCTTCGAGACCTTGACTTGcacattctgaaaaaaaaaaaatctgaatagaAAATAGATGGAAAAAAGTGACTCAGTTCAGACATGTGGCTGGTTTTCTTGTGGCTAGTCATATTTAATGGCGTACAGCAACTCACCTGTGCTTCCCCCAAAGGTGAAGGAAGGTTTGGAGTCCTCTGGCTCGCTCTTCTCCGCAGGCTTCCCGAAGCTGAAGACTGGCGCTGTAGACTCCGCAGCAGCGGCGGGAGCAGCAGCCGTGACATCAGTCTTCCCGAAGGTGAACCCTCCTCCGACAGGAGCCGTGGAGGTGACGGACTTCTCTGGCTCTTTAACCGCTCCGAACACGAAGCCGCCGCCGCCGCTACTCGAGACAGCCGGGGCGGCAGCGCTCGCATCCTTCTCGAAGGAGAAGGTAGGGGCAGACAGCGTCGGCTCCTTGGGCGCTGCTACAGCGGCCTCGCCAAAGACGGGCagcgaggaggtggtggtggcagcagcagaggaggaggagtccTGGGGGGTGGAGAAACtaaaggtgggggcgggggctgCCGTAGTGGTGGTATCTGTCGTCGTCGTCTCCTCTGGTTTGGAGAGACCGAAGGTGAAGCCAGTGGAGGGGGCAGGGGAGTCTGTGACAGACGCAGGGGGAGGGGTACTCGATGCAGGTGTTGCGCTCGACATGCCAAATGTCACGCTACCGCCGCTGCTGGAACCAAACTTGAAGCCTCCACCTAAGCTAGGGGCGTCAGCCTTCTTAGAGTCttcagaggaggaggtggatgatgaGGAGAGGCCGAATGTGAAGCCTCCGGTCGAGGCTTCGGTGGTGGCTGTAGACGATGAATCAGAAGCTGCGGTGCTACCGAACTTAAAACCTCCCGTAGAGGACGAAGAGTCCGACGCGCCTCCGAACTTGAAGCCGCCACCGCTGGAGGAGTCTGAGGTGCTGCTGCCACCGAACTTAAAGCCGCCAGAGGGGGCgctagaggaggatgaggaatcGGTGGCGGTGGTGCCGAACTTGAAGCCACCCGTGGAGGCGGCCGgggtactactgctgctgctgctgctgctgaggccaAACTTGAAGCCTCCAGAACTGGAGTCAGAGGCTGCTGAGGAACCAAACACTGATGCTGGTGGAGAGGGTGGGGACGGGTCAAAGAACAGAGAGATGTTAGTAAGGGATAATTGAGGGAATACCCTTTTTATAAGCAAAAAATATGGGGAGAAGTTCTAAAGAAAATTGGAGAACatacaacagaacacaacacttTCAGAATAACATTCTAGCAAAGAGAATTCTTTTGCAGAATGCTATAAGACACACACTCCCATCCACCTGCTTATTTCACAGAAATGGAACTCATCCAATCAGATTCAGTCATCAATGCTACCTTTAGGCTCCACTTTGGCTCCGGGCTTGTTGGTCTGACACGCCACACACTGCAGGTCGTCCCCCTTGTTCTGGACGCAGCACACATCACACTCCCAGCTGCCCTCCGCCTTCTTGAACTTGTCCCCGAAGCCCACTAGGGGCGCCgtggagctggaggagagagggggcagggaggcaggcgcCGCAGAGGATGCTCCTAAATAGGAATGGAGAATATACGTACAATAGGGGTCAAAATGACTGATCAATACCTTGTATAATAACTCATTTATAATAACTTCAAATTCCACGAATTCCACAATAGTATAAGCATTCCTTAATTGGATTCCTGGATTCCTTTAAAGTTATTCTACTGTACATGTGAGCTGGCACCATTATACACACTGTAGTAATAGATGGAAAGAATACTACTGAATATTACTACCAGAGTTGTCCGTGAGCACTCAGCAGGACCCCTGATGCATCGGCTATGAAATCGAGCATCCCATAACGACAAGTTGCCATTTGTCAGaggccaagtaaaaaaaaagcccTGTCGACAAGCTTAGAATCCTACTGAAAAGCCAGTTTTGCTTGTAATAGGATTGGCAATGTGCTTTTCCTCTACCTACACACGCAAATGTTTAATATCGACAGTGATAAAGGCATTCAACAGTGATCTTGGCAAGGTATTCAAAGCTGTCTTCCAGTGGCTTTACAGTACCTGGTTTAGCAGTCTGGCAGGCCACGCACTTGGCGTCCTGTGCCTTGTTCTGCACCATGCAGGTGTCACACTCCCACGACCCCTCTGGCTTCTTGAACTTCTCCCCGAAACTCAGTAGCCCTCCTGATGAAGAGGAGgttgtagtagcagcagcagcatcgggAGTACCGGCCGCAGTGGTGGTGGCGGAAGAtgagaaagatgaagaggagggtgtGGAGAGAGAAGACGGCAGGGTGAGGCCAGGCTTGACGCCCGTGCCCGGCTTGGCGGTGTCGCAGGCCACGCACTTGAGCGCGTCGGGTTTGTTCTGCACCAGGCAGGTGTCGCACTCCCAGGTTCCCGCGGTAGGGGCGAACAGGGATGCCAGACCCGGGCCAGAGCTCGCCGATACAGACACCGCAGGGGGTTTACTGTCCAatttggaagaggaagaggaggaggatgagtctTTCTGGGGTTTAGAAGTCTGGCAAGCGACACACTTGGAGTCTGCTGCCACGTtctgcaccatgcatgtgtcGCAGCTCCAGGAGCCCGACGCGGGCTTGAATTTGTCCCCGAAGCCGGAGAGGGGAAGGGCCGGAGCCggcgtagaggaggaggagggggttgagGTGGGGGTGCTGGAGGCAAAACCTGCGGAGGGAGCGAGACTATTTATACAGCTATGCCTACAATCAAAGTGAAATCGAAAACACTTGTGCCACTTTTACACAAGTTAAAAACTGAAGAATTCCAGGGTGATTGGTCAGACCTGAACATTCTGAATATGTATgatcaaaaataaaatggattaataAATGTGGGTCAAAGAGTGTCCATATTGACAAGAGGGAGAACAGTAGCCTACACAGCCACAGATCAGTATGTAGGCCACATGAGAGAAGATAAATGCTCATCTTACCAGGAGCTTTGAGGAGATCCAGCACGCTGCCCTGCTTCAGGGTCTTGGCTGGCTTGAAGGGGCCCTCGAACTCTGCTTTCGTCTCTGCACTAGGTGGACTCTTTACTGCAGATTCAATCAAAACACAATAGACAAGAGTCACAAATTAAAAGTAGTAGAGCCATTAGACCAGAAAACCTCCTCATAGGTTGTGTGACCACTTATGTTAGCTTGCTAACGTTAATTTGCTTACACGAAAACATAGACCATAACTATGACAACAGGTTGGCAGCTATCAAACATATTCGCTAGATGGCAATAGACCATGTCCTTGAAGATGCAGTTGTTCATGAAGAAGCTCAACTTGGAGGTGACTTCTCCATACCTGCCAGGGTGATGggtgaagcagcagcagagtcATTCGACACAGCGAGACCAGTCTTCATAACAGGAGCGCTGAAGGTGAACCCAGACTGGGAAAgacgcacacacatcacaaacattAATAATAAGACAACCCAGACATCACAGAGGcaataaacaaaaaaagacatacaaacaGTGACATCATCAATATCTTTGATTGCAAAGATGCTGAAAATCTCAATAGATGGCACTTACTgtgggagagaaggatggagggctgGCAGGTGTTGCCTTGACGATAGGAGAGGCAAAAGTGAAGGGCAACGAGGGAGGAGTAGAGGGCACTGGAGGATCCTACAGGGGACACATAAGAgggacaaacacacattcattaaAGTAAACCATCCCAATGCATCAAGTACctctactactacgactactagtACTACTAATAAAAGTTAAGTGAACCATTCCAACTTCAAGGGAAAGTAACTTGCTTTCCTCCCATTTCCAGTCAGATAACAGGACAGTCAGATAACAGGCAGTTACAATCTTCAAATTTGCGTCATCTTGGGCACCGATGCAAGTGCAGACGAGTCCTTGCAGCTCTCCCTTGATCTCCTTTGGGATTAAATAAGCCATCTCATACTCCTCAATGAAATCAATTCATTTCAAAATGTTGGAGGAAAAAAAACCTTCTTGCATGTTGTCTATACCCACAGTTAACTGTCCAAATTCGCCAACGGGTTTGAGATTCCACAGAATTCGATTGTTGTAGAATTCTACTGAGCACTAAGTGGTTAAGTCATGGTACACGATTCACATTGAACTAAAGCCACCGAAGATTGATGGCTACAGACAGATTGCGCATAGTAGCAGTATCGCGGTAGTGTACGATGAATCCTTTTGGTTTCGTTTCTGTTTTCTCCGTGAAAGAGGAATTTCCAGTTGCCATGCCTGTGCCCTGCAGCAGTGCGTAAAAAAGCAGCGCTTCCACACCCATAGCCACACCTCTGCTAGGGTCAGAGTACAAACAAGTTCAAATTCGTGTGAACTCAACAGGCACAATGTTCCTACTCAAAGTCAGATATAACATTTGCTTTTGCACCACTATCCATCCCATGACATTACATGACTGCATgcgaaatggtcaaattccttgatcttccatgactggaaaaaccttTACTGAAATTCCATGACATGCCACAAATTCCATGACATGCCACAAATTCCATGACCCATGGGAACCCTGACAGGCCTTACATTGCAAGCAAACCGCTTCCCAGTATTACAGTGTAGTCACTGCATGTCGCATGTGTCTAAAAATGGACAATGTCAGTTTGAAAACCGCACCTTTTACCTGCAAGCCGTTTCCCCAATTTTCTGCCCCAAACTTCACCATCCTATCGCAAGTGACTGCAGTAAGTGTTTAGAAAAAAATCCAATTGGCTGCGTTCAGCACATCAGCATACTGCATACAGCATACTTATGTGACCGCCATGGAAGGGCAGCAGGTTGTGAGGGAAATGTGCAATACAAAGTACACATTGTTCAGTGTTGTGATGATGACGGGCCATCGTAACAAACATGTAAAtactacaaatatgtaaacacatgCAAATACTAGGAATAATAAAAGCCTGCGGACCTATGGTCAAGCATTTTCTCATCAGACAACAAAGGGAAGAAACACAGAATTCTCAGGGCAGAAAAAGGAGGGTCGGTCATGCCAACAAATGGTAAATGCACCCTACTACTGTCCCACACCTGATTTCTGCCAGCATGCTGATaatatcagggttcccactctaattcggatataaaattccatgattttccatgactttccagacccaaaaaacagaatttccatgaccatttcggtaaaaagaaatgatgttaaaaagttttttttaaagtgtgaaaactaaagattatcttcacccctagccgtcaccgagccaccgccagacttcagtgggctcattgcattctaaaaatgttgcacatcacagTGCAAAACTTAACcgtctctggcgaagcgttgtagtataaccagtaagaaacaatgtagtacaccaaacaatttttttttttgcttttacacaactgttaagaaaattccatgatattccatgactgtgcatgcaaaacggtaaaattccatgactttccttGACTGGAAAAACATGTATGAAATTCCacgatattccagaaattccatgacccatgGGAACCCTGTAATATTTAAGGCCCATACACTCCATAGTAATACtaagcttttgtttgtttgcttttgcgccACTGAAGTTGTGGCTTTTCAAGGACCGTCATGTATCAGCAAcccccacatacaataaggccctGGAAGGCCTCCAGTCTTAGGGCGCGgtcacacagaccgcggattttaGAGTAGGAGGCTATTGTTTGTCAATGGAAATGAGCGGATTACGCAtctaatatcagcgcaaggcgggttgcggattcgCCGCCTCTCCGCGCTGGACGGATCGagctgaaaaaagttcaactcaaggcggaaaacctgcagcggatttccagatgttcgataggagaccgccatcaacattcatatcagctTCACTATCCAATGTTAGGAGGGCAagaaaagagctcgtcttctattcattttacatagatgcatggacaaagcattttgtgtatgtgttcacaacatttaatgacaTAACACCATctattaggctacgttgcgagtgaccgTTGAGTtgttacgttgcctagtcactgcattcgaatgggcagtggatccgcgctcaGTGTGCTCACTTCTGATTTATCAGCTGAacgcgcatcgcagattgtaggcagaaatccacggtctgtgtgatcgcgcccttaggcTGTGTCACATTTCTCCCCACtcactcatcatttcatttcatcttcCACTCTGTTCATAGTGGAGGTCCCACTCCCATTCAAGAGTAAGTTTGAAGGGAGTTTAAGTACTTTCCTTTATTCTCAGCAGTATTGGGACACATCACACTTGTATTGCTGAAACAATGACTGTGACTGTACGTGGGTGGGTGGGCAAGTGCAAATGGTGGTACTGGGGCAGAGCCTTACCTTGGTAGCGGGGGTGTCTTGGGGGGTGGGCGCTGCTTTGGTGGGGGCTGGTGCAGGGGCTGGAGAAGGAGCGGGGACTGTGACAGGAGCTGGCGTGGGGGTGGAGGTgttggatggagaggagaagctGAAGGTGGGCAGTGCTCGCGTGCTGATGGGGAGGGAGATGG
The Engraulis encrasicolus isolate BLACKSEA-1 chromosome 20, IST_EnEncr_1.0, whole genome shotgun sequence genome window above contains:
- the nup153 gene encoding nuclear pore complex protein Nup153 isoform X3 — protein: MAATGGGKIRSRRYHITSKPYAKGKQQAGLISRVTDTVKSIVPSWLQKYFKNGEVAEGPAASALAGPELDGQASATAPNGNEDGGPLPDGRDTPEPSTSNTEPSTSRASLNFNDVLSRPPLNRSHLHFASLDSSAVASAGLGLGGSSSLFPQPSTSSAAGGPFGSPFPLAGASTSAAGPFGSPFVSAGGASTSGFSLVKEIKDNSSQHDDDNISTTSGFSSRASDKETDRTHSGSHQHAAQTGLKKPAFNLSVFGNSTLSTSMNASVLNSSQLGDSPYYPGKTTYGGASATRSTRSRPSTPYQVPVRRQIKAKPAGAQPCGVTSATARRILQSLERMSSPLADAKRIPSTISSPLSSSLDRTDLESSPFQVKKKKMDVSLPPVKRLVVPTAAASTSASTSGSRSMLFRPSLTPGGINRALERTASRDTPVRKSPVIPDATPIPSQSTSSPAYPLSSTPAVSASAAGSGGGKMKRERATTRASSKRPDDEVAEMPDLPAISLPISTRALPTFSFSSPSNTSTPTPAPVTVPAPSPAPAPAPTKAAPTPQDTPATKDPPVPSTPPSLPFTFASPIVKATPASPPSFSPTSGFTFSAPVMKTGLAVSNDSAAASPITLAVKSPPSAETKAEFEGPFKPAKTLKQGSVLDLLKAPGFASSTPTSTPSSSSTPAPALPLSGFGDKFKPASGSWSCDTCMVQNVAADSKCVACQTSKPQKDSSSSSSSSKLDSKPPAVSVSASSGPGLASLFAPTAGTWECDTCLVQNKPDALKCVACDTAKPGTGVKPGLTLPSSLSTPSSSSFSSSATTTAAGTPDAAAATTTSSSSGGLLSFGEKFKKPEGSWECDTCMVQNKAQDAKCVACQTAKPGASSAAPASLPPLSSSSTAPLVGFGDKFKKAEGSWECDVCCVQNKGDDLQCVACQTNKPGAKVEPKASVFGSSAASDSSSGGFKFGLSSSSSSSSTPAASTGGFKFGTTATDSSSSSSAPSGGFKFGGSSTSDSSSGGGFKFGGASDSSSSTGGFKFGSTAASDSSSTATTEASTGGFTFGLSSSSTSSSEDSKKADAPSLGGGFKFGSSSGGSVTFGMSSATPASSTPPPASVTDSPAPSTGFTFGLSKPEETTTTDTTTTAAPAPTFSFSTPQDSSSSAAATTTSSLPVFGEAAVAAPKEPTLSAPTFSFEKDASAAAPAVSSSGGGGFVFGAVKEPEKSVTSTAPVGGGFTFGKTDVTAAAPAAAAESTAPVFSFGKPAEKSEPEDSKPSFTFGGSTDASATKPAFGGFMAAASSSTPSTTPPAPSLFGASASTTTSSLAAPAPAPASTGTFLFGQSSATDAPPAKAPFLFGSQPQDVSTAPAAPAATSATPSQPFLFGASTTAAAPPPYPFGAATSSTPASAAPSPFSFSGAPSSGGFGSFGQAATQQPAAPAFGSSTPSFSAATSQPPAFGAKPSAAPVFGQAANATPAFGSSSTTAGQGGGFQFGGASAFGAPAAAGSGIFTFGGGPNAAAPAAAPQPTAPGGGFAFNSTPAFNIGSVKSSGGPPTPIAGRKIKTAVRRRK
- the nup153 gene encoding nuclear pore complex protein Nup153 isoform X2 is translated as MAATGGGKIRSRRYHITSKPYAKGKQAGLISRVTDTVKSIVPSWLQKYFKNGEVAEGPAASALAGPELDGQASATAPNGNEDGGPLPDGRDTPEPSTSNTEPSTSRASLNFNDVLSRPPLNRSHLHFASLDSSAVASAGLGLGGSSSLFPQPSTSSAAGGPFGSPFPLAGASTSAAGPFGSPFVSAGGASTSGFSLVKEIKDNSSQHDDDNISTTSGFSSRASDKDVPTSKPAPLLWSPETDRTHSGSHQHAAQTGLKKPAFNLSVFGNSTLSTSMNASVLNSSQLGDSPYYPGKTTYGGASATRSTRSRPSTPYQVPVRRQIKAKPAGAQPCGVTSATARRILQSLERMSSPLADAKRIPSTISSPLSSSLDRTDLESSPFQVKKKKMDVSLPPVKRLVVPTAAASTSASTSGSRSMLFRPSLTPGGINRALERTASRDTPVRKSPVIPDATPIPSQSTSSPAYPLSSTPAVSASAAGSGGGKMKRERATTRASSKRPDDEVAEMPDLPAISLPISTRALPTFSFSSPSNTSTPTPAPVTVPAPSPAPAPAPTKAAPTPQDTPATKDPPVPSTPPSLPFTFASPIVKATPASPPSFSPTSGFTFSAPVMKTGLAVSNDSAAASPITLAVKSPPSAETKAEFEGPFKPAKTLKQGSVLDLLKAPGFASSTPTSTPSSSSTPAPALPLSGFGDKFKPASGSWSCDTCMVQNVAADSKCVACQTSKPQKDSSSSSSSSKLDSKPPAVSVSASSGPGLASLFAPTAGTWECDTCLVQNKPDALKCVACDTAKPGTGVKPGLTLPSSLSTPSSSSFSSSATTTAAGTPDAAAATTTSSSSGGLLSFGEKFKKPEGSWECDTCMVQNKAQDAKCVACQTAKPGASSAAPASLPPLSSSSTAPLVGFGDKFKKAEGSWECDVCCVQNKGDDLQCVACQTNKPGAKVEPKASVFGSSAASDSSSGGFKFGLSSSSSSSSTPAASTGGFKFGTTATDSSSSSSAPSGGFKFGGSSTSDSSSGGGFKFGGASDSSSSTGGFKFGSTAASDSSSTATTEASTGGFTFGLSSSSTSSSEDSKKADAPSLGGGFKFGSSSGGSVTFGMSSATPASSTPPPASVTDSPAPSTGFTFGLSKPEETTTTDTTTTAAPAPTFSFSTPQDSSSSAAATTTSSLPVFGEAAVAAPKEPTLSAPTFSFEKDASAAAPAVSSSGGGGFVFGAVKEPEKSVTSTAPVGGGFTFGKTDVTAAAPAAAAESTAPVFSFGKPAEKSEPEDSKPSFTFGGSTDASATKPAFGGFMAAASSSTPSTTPPAPSLFGASASTTTSSLAAPAPAPASTGTFLFGQSSATDAPPAKAPFLFGSQPQDVSTAPAAPAATSATPSQPFLFGASTTAAAPPPYPFGAATSSTPASAAPSPFSFSGAPSSGGFGSFGQAATQQPAAPAFGSSTPSFSAATSQPPAFGAKPSAAPVFGQAANATPAFGSSSTTAGQGGGFQFGGASAFGAPAAAGSGIFTFGGGPNAAAPAAAPQPTAPGGGFAFNSTPAFNIGSVKSSGGPPTPIAGRKIKTAVRRRK
- the nup153 gene encoding nuclear pore complex protein Nup153 isoform X1 — protein: MAATGGGKIRSRRYHITSKPYAKGKQQAGLISRVTDTVKSIVPSWLQKYFKNGEVAEGPAASALAGPELDGQASATAPNGNEDGGPLPDGRDTPEPSTSNTEPSTSRASLNFNDVLSRPPLNRSHLHFASLDSSAVASAGLGLGGSSSLFPQPSTSSAAGGPFGSPFPLAGASTSAAGPFGSPFVSAGGASTSGFSLVKEIKDNSSQHDDDNISTTSGFSSRASDKDVPTSKPAPLLWSPETDRTHSGSHQHAAQTGLKKPAFNLSVFGNSTLSTSMNASVLNSSQLGDSPYYPGKTTYGGASATRSTRSRPSTPYQVPVRRQIKAKPAGAQPCGVTSATARRILQSLERMSSPLADAKRIPSTISSPLSSSLDRTDLESSPFQVKKKKMDVSLPPVKRLVVPTAAASTSASTSGSRSMLFRPSLTPGGINRALERTASRDTPVRKSPVIPDATPIPSQSTSSPAYPLSSTPAVSASAAGSGGGKMKRERATTRASSKRPDDEVAEMPDLPAISLPISTRALPTFSFSSPSNTSTPTPAPVTVPAPSPAPAPAPTKAAPTPQDTPATKDPPVPSTPPSLPFTFASPIVKATPASPPSFSPTSGFTFSAPVMKTGLAVSNDSAAASPITLAVKSPPSAETKAEFEGPFKPAKTLKQGSVLDLLKAPGFASSTPTSTPSSSSTPAPALPLSGFGDKFKPASGSWSCDTCMVQNVAADSKCVACQTSKPQKDSSSSSSSSKLDSKPPAVSVSASSGPGLASLFAPTAGTWECDTCLVQNKPDALKCVACDTAKPGTGVKPGLTLPSSLSTPSSSSFSSSATTTAAGTPDAAAATTTSSSSGGLLSFGEKFKKPEGSWECDTCMVQNKAQDAKCVACQTAKPGASSAAPASLPPLSSSSTAPLVGFGDKFKKAEGSWECDVCCVQNKGDDLQCVACQTNKPGAKVEPKASVFGSSAASDSSSGGFKFGLSSSSSSSSTPAASTGGFKFGTTATDSSSSSSAPSGGFKFGGSSTSDSSSGGGFKFGGASDSSSSTGGFKFGSTAASDSSSTATTEASTGGFTFGLSSSSTSSSEDSKKADAPSLGGGFKFGSSSGGSVTFGMSSATPASSTPPPASVTDSPAPSTGFTFGLSKPEETTTTDTTTTAAPAPTFSFSTPQDSSSSAAATTTSSLPVFGEAAVAAPKEPTLSAPTFSFEKDASAAAPAVSSSGGGGFVFGAVKEPEKSVTSTAPVGGGFTFGKTDVTAAAPAAAAESTAPVFSFGKPAEKSEPEDSKPSFTFGGSTDASATKPAFGGFMAAASSSTPSTTPPAPSLFGASASTTTSSLAAPAPAPASTGTFLFGQSSATDAPPAKAPFLFGSQPQDVSTAPAAPAATSATPSQPFLFGASTTAAAPPPYPFGAATSSTPASAAPSPFSFSGAPSSGGFGSFGQAATQQPAAPAFGSSTPSFSAATSQPPAFGAKPSAAPVFGQAANATPAFGSSSTTAGQGGGFQFGGASAFGAPAAAGSGIFTFGGGPNAAAPAAAPQPTAPGGGFAFNSTPAFNIGSVKSSGGPPTPIAGRKIKTAVRRRK